Proteins encoded within one genomic window of Thermogemmata fonticola:
- the pdxH gene encoding pyridoxamine 5'-phosphate oxidase gives MVEHTNPSGSGLGRSLAELRQEYSQGGLSEEQAGDDPLALFQRWFEEALAAGLPEPNAMVLATAAPDGKPSARMVLLKGFDERGLTFFTSYQSRKARELSANPQAALVFPWHPLERQVRVEGIVELTSAEESDEYFRTRPLGSRLGAWASEQSAVIPDRTYLERLHAEWMARYPDGNIPRPPHWGGYRLVPFVFEFWQGRPNRLHDRIQFSRSRVGAPWQRCRLAP, from the coding sequence ATGGTCGAACACACCAATCCATCAGGATCGGGTTTGGGCCGCTCACTCGCAGAGTTACGCCAGGAGTACAGCCAGGGTGGTTTGTCGGAAGAGCAAGCCGGAGACGATCCCCTGGCATTATTTCAACGGTGGTTCGAGGAGGCTTTGGCCGCAGGCTTGCCGGAGCCGAATGCCATGGTTCTGGCAACGGCGGCTCCAGACGGAAAGCCTTCCGCCCGCATGGTCCTGCTCAAAGGTTTCGATGAACGGGGTCTGACCTTTTTCACGAGCTATCAAAGTCGCAAGGCCCGCGAATTATCCGCCAATCCGCAGGCCGCCCTGGTTTTTCCCTGGCACCCTCTGGAGCGGCAGGTACGTGTGGAAGGAATCGTAGAGTTGACCAGCGCGGAAGAATCGGATGAATATTTTCGAACCCGTCCCTTGGGTTCGCGCCTGGGGGCCTGGGCATCCGAACAAAGTGCAGTCATTCCGGATCGGACCTATCTGGAACGCCTGCATGCGGAGTGGATGGCTCGGTATCCGGATGGGAACATTCCGCGCCCGCCCCATTGGGGGGGATATCGCCTGGTGCCTTTCGTGTTCGAGTTCTGGCAAGGACGACCCAACCGCCTGCATGACCGCATCCAGTTTTCCCGCAGCCGGGTAGGCGCTCCCTGGCAGCGCTGCCGTCTGGCCCCGTGA
- a CDS encoding ATP-dependent Clp protease proteolytic subunit — translation MPTLWNPMEAVAGPLQPLLQRSQYSRQRMMTLGDLLLENRIIFVGASPDTGGSPVITDFLASVIIQRLLYLQYENKTADIHMYINSPGGSVSATLAVYDTMQFLEAPIHTYCMGLAASGAAILLAAGTKGKRYCLPNSKVMIHQPYGQVAGQVSDIEIQANEILKERQRLNEILARHTGQPLEVIARETDRDRYFHAYEAKAFGLVDEVLTRPEDKK, via the coding sequence ATGCCCACACTTTGGAACCCTATGGAAGCAGTAGCAGGACCGCTGCAACCGCTGTTGCAACGCAGCCAATACTCCCGGCAGCGGATGATGACGCTGGGGGACTTGCTGCTGGAAAACCGGATCATTTTTGTCGGTGCCAGCCCCGATACCGGGGGGAGTCCGGTGATCACCGACTTTCTGGCCAGCGTGATCATCCAGCGGCTGTTGTACTTGCAGTATGAGAACAAGACCGCCGACATTCACATGTACATCAACAGTCCGGGAGGGAGCGTATCGGCCACTTTGGCGGTATACGATACCATGCAGTTTCTGGAGGCACCGATCCATACGTACTGCATGGGTCTGGCCGCGAGCGGAGCCGCCATCCTCCTGGCAGCCGGCACAAAGGGGAAGCGCTATTGTCTTCCCAACTCCAAGGTGATGATCCATCAACCCTACGGTCAGGTGGCTGGGCAGGTGTCGGACATCGAGATTCAGGCCAACGAGATTTTGAAGGAGCGGCAACGCCTCAACGAAATCCTTGCCCGGCATACGGGCCAGCCGTTGGAGGTGATTGCCCGCGAGACGGATCGAGACCGCTACTTCCATGCCTATGAGGCCAAGGCGTTCGGACTGGTCGATGAAGTCCTGACGCGACCGGAGGACAAGAAGTAA
- a CDS encoding ATP-grasp domain-containing protein yields MKIYVYEHLTATGLGKEPDSAEHGMYREGWAMRSALEADLRQVSGLDVVDDPAAAEAVVVIAPETGGVLAELSAGWDRRRVWRLGPSRETIRLASDKWALAEHWRQRGVPTPLVRLGQPRPQDRYPLVWKPRDGCGSQATFLVHRWEEVGGLESQVEGCEMIVQDYVPGQAASVAFLCGPQTTLPLLPAYQHLSTDGRFRYQGGALPLPAELAQRAVELGQRALAHLSGLLGYVGVDVVLGEAADGSQDYAIEINPRLTTSYIGLRVACLDNLAGAMVEVALGRWVGRLRWKSVSIQFSADGTWTECTWNH; encoded by the coding sequence ATGAAAATCTACGTCTATGAGCATCTGACAGCAACAGGATTAGGGAAGGAACCGGACTCGGCAGAGCACGGGATGTACCGGGAGGGCTGGGCGATGCGGTCGGCACTAGAGGCGGATTTGCGTCAAGTTTCGGGGTTGGACGTTGTGGATGATCCGGCCGCGGCGGAAGCGGTGGTGGTGATCGCCCCGGAGACAGGAGGGGTGCTCGCCGAGTTGTCGGCAGGGTGGGATCGCCGGCGCGTTTGGCGATTGGGGCCTTCGCGGGAAACCATCCGCCTGGCGAGTGACAAGTGGGCGTTGGCCGAACACTGGCGTCAGAGGGGAGTGCCGACTCCACTAGTGCGCTTAGGCCAGCCTCGCCCGCAGGACCGATACCCCCTCGTGTGGAAACCACGGGATGGGTGTGGCTCCCAGGCCACTTTCCTGGTGCATCGTTGGGAAGAGGTGGGCGGTTTGGAGTCCCAAGTGGAGGGGTGCGAAATGATCGTGCAAGACTATGTCCCCGGCCAAGCAGCCAGCGTAGCGTTTTTGTGCGGGCCGCAGACAACCTTGCCCCTCCTTCCGGCCTATCAGCACCTGAGCACCGATGGTCGGTTTCGCTATCAGGGCGGTGCCTTGCCATTGCCTGCGGAGTTGGCCCAGCGAGCGGTTGAGTTGGGTCAACGTGCGCTGGCACACCTTTCGGGTCTGCTCGGTTATGTCGGAGTGGACGTGGTATTGGGCGAGGCCGCCGATGGCAGCCAAGATTACGCCATCGAGATCAATCCGCGCTTGACGACGTCCTACATCGGACTGCGGGTCGCTTGTTTGGACAATTTGGCGGGAGCAATGGTCGAGGTGGCGCTGGGTCGATGGGTAGGCCGTCTCCGTTGGAAGTCGGTTTCTATCCAGTTTTCCGCCGACGGCACTTGGACCGAATGTACCTGGAACCACTAG
- a CDS encoding tetratricopeptide repeat protein: MASNTARTKYHRLGAPRTVLLLWCLLAALWVGTTGCHSWQNFRERAVQFRHAVFDSSYQDPKAQEKMTEADRLFAEGRYSQARKIYKKLADNQGNPTDLAERARFFQAECRFHEGHYPEAVDTYHRLLLDFPAGAYRRDACNRMYQIADYWLNDFRDELARRKDESGILYWRPRWPNPFDRTRPAIDQEGRLLETLNNIWVQDISGPYADKAMFWCGYINFVRGNFQEADHCFSQLVEFHKDSPLLPHALLYAVQAKNAATGGPDYDIRRAAEALHLIHMAETSLPEFTQDPQLSERLRRAKQAIRQQQAEHDLRTAEYYERTGHPGSAVFYYELVRRRYAGTRYADLATQRKEHLLALAQAGRPAPGNDPWAILQAKWKEWFGDPQPVITPASSQVPAPTAPPTPPQPASPPSPSSPQPSATEMKPEAPNPLPGDLPDRGASVPPPGKMP, from the coding sequence ATGGCCAGTAACACAGCCAGAACAAAATATCACCGTCTAGGCGCTCCCCGCACGGTGCTCCTCCTCTGGTGTCTGCTAGCCGCCCTTTGGGTCGGCACCACTGGCTGCCACAGTTGGCAGAACTTCCGCGAGCGGGCTGTCCAGTTCCGCCATGCCGTCTTCGATAGCAGCTATCAGGACCCTAAAGCCCAGGAGAAAATGACCGAGGCCGACCGCCTCTTCGCCGAGGGACGTTACTCTCAAGCCCGCAAAATCTACAAGAAACTGGCCGACAACCAGGGCAATCCGACTGACCTAGCCGAACGGGCACGTTTCTTCCAGGCCGAGTGCCGCTTCCACGAAGGCCACTATCCGGAAGCTGTGGATACTTATCACCGGCTACTTCTGGACTTCCCTGCTGGGGCTTATCGCCGCGATGCCTGTAACCGCATGTATCAGATTGCCGACTACTGGCTCAACGATTTCCGCGATGAACTCGCTCGGCGCAAAGACGAATCCGGCATCCTCTACTGGCGCCCCCGCTGGCCGAACCCCTTCGATCGCACTCGGCCCGCTATCGATCAGGAGGGGCGGCTCCTGGAAACCCTCAACAACATCTGGGTGCAGGACATTTCCGGCCCTTACGCCGACAAGGCCATGTTCTGGTGTGGTTACATCAACTTCGTCCGGGGCAACTTTCAGGAAGCCGATCACTGCTTCAGCCAACTCGTCGAATTCCACAAGGACAGCCCCTTGCTGCCGCATGCGCTCCTCTATGCCGTGCAAGCCAAAAATGCCGCCACCGGAGGACCGGATTACGACATCCGCCGCGCCGCCGAAGCTCTACACCTGATTCACATGGCAGAAACGAGCTTGCCGGAATTCACTCAGGACCCGCAGCTCTCCGAACGCCTGCGCCGCGCCAAACAAGCTATTCGCCAGCAACAGGCAGAACACGATCTGCGCACCGCCGAATACTACGAGCGCACCGGCCATCCCGGATCGGCGGTTTTCTACTATGAACTCGTCCGCCGCCGCTATGCCGGCACCCGCTACGCCGACCTCGCCACACAACGCAAGGAACATCTGCTCGCGCTCGCCCAAGCGGGGCGGCCTGCACCAGGGAATGACCCTTGGGCCATTCTGCAAGCCAAATGGAAAGAATGGTTCGGGGATCCTCAACCGGTGATCACGCCAGCTTCTAGCCAAGTGCCCGCTCCCACGGCTCCCCCTACTCCCCCACAGCCAGCGTCCCCTCCTAGCCCATCCTCCCCTCAGCCTTCTGCCACGGAGATGAAGCCAGAGGCGCCCAACCCACTTCCCGGCGATCTTCCAGATCGCGGGGCTTCCGTTCCTCCTCCGGGGAAGATGCCATGA
- the selB gene encoding selenocysteine-specific translation elongation factor: protein MPRDVILGTAGHIDHGKTTLIKALTGIDCDRLPEEKARGITIDIGFAHLELGDYHLGIVDVPGHERFIRNMLAGATGIDLALLVVAADDSVMPQTREHLAILRLLGVRHGLIAMTKVDLVDATTRSVVEMEIRDLVQGTFLADAPIVATSATTGEGLEELKRHLLHLCEQVEIRAQDQWFRMPIDRAFVVQGHGTVVTGSVPSGRVRVGEELEWHQGDGRVERVRVRSLTNHGRAVSEVQRGQRAGINLAGVPHELVRRGQELFTPGYLRPSRVLSVRVEAATLHPRGLRHRLPVHFHAGTAEVMGTLALLDADTVRAGEQALAQVFLEQPITSVWGQPFVLRDVSATYTLGGGRVLQPVAHKIRRRHVEVIEQLEKLESSSPHERMATVAWFAGLKGAELADFIRDAGVTPAEAHQGLAQLQQDGTLISLALPSRHQPLLVHAGRLKEAEERILTLVQSMHQQYPLLTSLDRQKIVAQLGYLGDVELIQTLIDRLLAAHTLVGDAHRIAHAAFKPKLSANQRKLKDRIVAAHQASPFQPPEPKEFIPLAGGNAHALKDIYEVAVAEGLLVRINDQLYLAAEAEAEMRRRILARLQQGTGITVAEVRDLLGTTRKYAVPLCEYLDRCGLTRREGDLRYLASPAEVEGKGGIPATPTILPTTPSPRAVSSREDSDCAS, encoded by the coding sequence ATGCCACGCGACGTAATCCTGGGCACAGCCGGGCATATCGATCATGGCAAAACCACTTTGATCAAGGCGCTAACGGGTATCGATTGCGACCGCCTACCTGAGGAGAAGGCTCGCGGCATCACCATTGATATCGGTTTTGCCCACTTGGAACTCGGCGACTACCACCTGGGAATTGTGGATGTCCCCGGTCATGAGCGCTTTATTCGGAACATGCTCGCGGGTGCCACGGGCATCGATCTGGCTTTGCTGGTTGTGGCCGCTGATGATTCCGTCATGCCTCAAACCCGCGAACATCTCGCTATCCTCCGCTTGCTCGGTGTACGCCACGGCTTGATTGCGATGACGAAAGTCGATCTGGTAGATGCGACGACCCGTTCGGTGGTGGAAATGGAAATCCGGGATCTGGTCCAAGGCACATTCCTGGCGGACGCTCCGATTGTCGCCACTTCCGCCACCACGGGCGAAGGATTGGAAGAACTTAAGCGTCATTTGCTGCACCTCTGCGAACAGGTAGAAATCCGCGCTCAGGATCAGTGGTTCCGCATGCCCATCGACCGGGCGTTTGTCGTCCAGGGTCACGGGACAGTCGTCACAGGCTCTGTGCCGTCCGGACGTGTACGTGTGGGGGAGGAGTTGGAGTGGCATCAAGGCGATGGCAGGGTGGAGCGCGTTCGGGTGCGGAGCCTGACCAATCATGGCCGAGCGGTGAGCGAAGTGCAGCGCGGGCAGAGGGCTGGCATCAACCTGGCGGGCGTCCCCCATGAACTGGTCCGCCGAGGTCAGGAACTGTTCACACCGGGCTATTTGCGCCCTAGCCGCGTGCTGAGCGTCCGGGTCGAAGCAGCGACGTTGCATCCGCGGGGTTTGCGGCACCGCCTTCCCGTCCATTTCCATGCGGGTACTGCTGAGGTGATGGGAACGCTTGCGCTCTTGGATGCCGACACGGTGCGTGCGGGGGAACAAGCGCTGGCGCAAGTGTTCCTGGAACAGCCCATTACCAGTGTGTGGGGTCAACCCTTTGTCCTACGGGATGTCTCGGCCACCTACACTTTAGGCGGGGGAAGAGTGCTCCAGCCGGTGGCCCATAAAATTCGCCGCCGCCATGTCGAAGTCATTGAACAGTTGGAAAAGCTGGAATCATCCTCACCCCACGAGCGCATGGCCACGGTGGCCTGGTTTGCCGGGCTGAAGGGGGCGGAATTGGCGGATTTTATTCGCGATGCGGGGGTCACACCAGCGGAAGCCCATCAAGGCCTCGCCCAACTCCAACAAGACGGGACTCTGATATCTCTCGCTTTACCATCCCGCCATCAACCTTTGCTTGTGCATGCTGGGCGGCTTAAGGAAGCAGAAGAACGTATCCTCACCTTAGTCCAGAGCATGCACCAGCAGTATCCGCTCTTGACCAGCCTGGATCGGCAAAAAATTGTGGCACAACTCGGCTACTTGGGGGATGTTGAGCTAATTCAGACTTTGATCGACCGCCTGCTGGCTGCCCATACTTTGGTGGGAGATGCCCATCGCATAGCCCACGCTGCGTTCAAACCGAAACTGAGTGCGAATCAGCGCAAACTCAAGGATCGTATCGTGGCGGCTCATCAGGCCTCTCCCTTCCAGCCGCCGGAACCGAAGGAATTCATCCCCTTGGCCGGTGGGAATGCCCACGCGCTCAAGGATATTTACGAAGTCGCTGTGGCCGAGGGATTGTTAGTCCGCATCAACGACCAGTTATATCTAGCAGCGGAAGCGGAGGCTGAGATGCGGCGCCGTATCCTAGCTCGCTTGCAACAAGGTACCGGCATAACCGTCGCCGAAGTTCGCGACTTACTCGGTACGACTCGCAAATATGCTGTTCCGCTCTGCGAGTACTTGGATCGTTGCGGGCTGACCCGGCGAGAAGGGGACCTGCGTTATTTGGCCTCACCCGCGGAAGTGGAGGGAAAGGGCGGTATTCCCGCCACACCAACAATACTACCTACTACGCCATCCCCACGAGCGGTTTCTTCCCGCGAGGATAGCGACTGTGCGTCATGA
- the tig gene encoding trigger factor produces MLPDDAQRQQGEASEAVSNDAPGDAASVAVAEAGTADSPASGPTEMAPSVGKDDGVPPRLQQTVEITDVGPCKKHVKVIVDRAQIDQRMDEKISKLMLEERPAVRGFRPGKAPRKLVERMYRDQVAEEVKNEVLMASLEQLAEEQKLAPLSPPNLDPYALTLPSEGPFIYEFDVEVRPEFELPEYKGLKIRRPVHTFTPAEIEKEAKAFLERYGQIVPKEGPAGSEPVVELGDHISATVEVFAPDGKELAHLEAQVFKVQERLLLRPFGVVEDFGKLIGGRRAGDVIEAEIKPTDRFPLAKPGTRLRLKIQEVKTVRLPEPTPEFLASTIGVHSYQELLDIIQNLLQERLEQYQQQEARRQVLEQLLQSVRFDIPEDLLERQTRRLLQRRILELHQEGKSEQEIRAQLRQLRREAALTAHHELRSYFLLQKIAEVEKIEISDEDIDQEIQRLARTQGISYRKMKARVEKEDLTEAIANILLERKALEAVLRHAQFEDYEWHMTGVTEQLVTEEGETEQEASETAGQAADGGTSNPASASSAPSSQTSAG; encoded by the coding sequence ATGTTACCTGACGACGCCCAGAGACAACAAGGAGAGGCATCCGAGGCGGTAAGCAATGATGCGCCGGGGGATGCGGCGTCGGTCGCGGTCGCCGAGGCAGGGACGGCAGACTCACCGGCATCCGGCCCCACGGAAATGGCACCGAGCGTTGGCAAGGACGATGGCGTGCCACCACGCTTGCAGCAGACTGTCGAAATCACCGACGTTGGGCCGTGCAAAAAGCATGTCAAGGTGATTGTTGATCGTGCTCAAATCGATCAGCGGATGGATGAAAAGATTTCCAAGCTGATGCTGGAGGAACGCCCGGCGGTGCGGGGTTTCCGGCCTGGCAAGGCACCCCGAAAGTTGGTCGAGCGCATGTATCGGGATCAAGTCGCGGAGGAAGTCAAAAACGAAGTCCTCATGGCCAGTCTGGAACAATTGGCTGAGGAGCAGAAGCTTGCACCCCTCAGCCCGCCGAATCTCGATCCCTACGCTTTGACCCTGCCGTCTGAGGGACCATTCATCTATGAGTTCGATGTGGAAGTGCGGCCGGAGTTCGAGTTGCCGGAATACAAAGGCCTCAAGATTCGTCGGCCGGTGCACACTTTCACCCCTGCCGAAATTGAAAAGGAAGCGAAAGCCTTTCTGGAACGTTACGGCCAGATTGTCCCCAAGGAAGGACCGGCGGGCAGTGAGCCAGTGGTCGAATTGGGCGATCATATCAGTGCCACCGTGGAGGTGTTCGCGCCCGACGGCAAGGAACTCGCCCACTTGGAAGCCCAAGTTTTCAAGGTGCAGGAACGCTTGCTGCTCCGACCGTTCGGCGTGGTGGAAGACTTCGGCAAGCTCATAGGCGGCCGACGAGCCGGAGATGTGATCGAAGCGGAGATTAAGCCAACAGACCGATTTCCGCTCGCCAAACCCGGCACCCGATTGCGCCTGAAGATTCAGGAAGTCAAGACAGTGCGCCTGCCGGAACCCACTCCGGAGTTCCTAGCCAGTACCATTGGCGTCCATAGTTACCAGGAACTGCTTGATATCATCCAGAATCTGCTGCAAGAGCGCTTGGAACAGTACCAGCAGCAGGAGGCACGTCGGCAGGTTCTGGAGCAATTACTGCAATCGGTGCGGTTTGACATCCCCGAGGACTTGCTCGAACGGCAAACGCGCCGTCTGCTCCAGCGTCGCATTCTGGAGTTGCACCAAGAGGGCAAGAGTGAGCAGGAAATACGGGCCCAACTGCGACAACTGCGCCGGGAAGCCGCATTGACAGCCCACCACGAATTGCGTTCCTACTTCCTCCTGCAAAAGATCGCAGAAGTGGAAAAAATCGAAATCAGTGATGAAGACATCGATCAGGAAATCCAGCGTCTGGCGAGGACACAAGGCATCAGCTATCGCAAAATGAAAGCACGGGTGGAAAAGGAAGACCTTACTGAAGCGATCGCCAACATTTTGCTGGAACGGAAAGCGTTGGAAGCCGTGCTCCGACACGCCCAATTTGAGGACTACGAATGGCACATGACCGGGGTGACGGAGCAATTGGTGACAGAAGAAGGGGAAACCGAGCAGGAGGCCAGTGAGACTGCCGGCCAGGCAGCAGACGGCGGGACCAGTAACCCTGCCAGTGCGTCTTCCGCACCGTCGTCCCAGACGTCGGCAGGTTAA
- a CDS encoding RNA recognition motif domain-containing protein yields MASKNLYVGNLPFGTTDQDLTELFAQFGVVVKAQVIVDRETGRSRGFGFVEMSSGAEEAIAAVNGYEYGGRRLTVNEARPREERPRGGHGGGYGGGRGGYGGGRGGRGGYGDRDRY; encoded by the coding sequence ATGGCCAGCAAGAATTTGTACGTCGGGAATCTGCCGTTCGGGACCACCGATCAGGACCTAACTGAGCTGTTTGCCCAGTTCGGTGTGGTCGTCAAGGCCCAGGTCATTGTGGACCGCGAGACGGGACGGAGCCGCGGTTTTGGCTTCGTGGAAATGAGCAGTGGTGCGGAGGAAGCCATCGCTGCCGTCAATGGTTATGAGTATGGCGGGCGCCGCTTGACTGTCAATGAGGCGCGGCCGCGCGAGGAGCGCCCCCGTGGCGGTCATGGAGGGGGTTACGGTGGCGGTCGCGGTGGCTATGGAGGTGGCCGCGGCGGCCGTGGCGGCTACGGCGACAGAGATCGCTACTAA
- a CDS encoding LptE family protein yields the protein MKPIHAFHPAPAQRCHPRRTFLSWLGGTALAFVGCQNTGPIHIFGYRLGADALYDPNIRTVYVPVFANRALQTTPYRGFEVDLTQAVIREIGRTTSFRVVSDPERADTELIGVIVGIQKQILNRTQQNMVRDGDLIVTVDVVWRDLRDGTILSAPRKGARPPAAPLPGDILPIPGPFDPNLPPPAPLPEAPQVIPTRLVAAGRYLSELGETSSSAAKRVQDQLATQIVSMMERPW from the coding sequence ATGAAGCCGATCCACGCCTTCCACCCTGCCCCCGCCCAGCGATGCCATCCTCGGCGCACATTCCTGTCTTGGCTCGGCGGAACCGCTCTCGCATTCGTTGGTTGCCAGAACACCGGCCCGATCCACATTTTCGGGTATCGCCTCGGTGCAGATGCACTTTATGATCCCAACATCCGCACTGTCTACGTCCCAGTCTTCGCCAACCGGGCCTTGCAAACGACCCCCTACCGCGGCTTTGAAGTGGACCTGACCCAGGCCGTCATTCGGGAGATTGGGCGAACCACTTCCTTCCGGGTTGTCTCCGATCCCGAACGAGCCGACACGGAGTTGATCGGAGTCATCGTCGGCATCCAGAAGCAAATCCTCAATCGTACCCAACAGAACATGGTCCGGGATGGCGACTTGATTGTCACCGTCGATGTGGTCTGGCGCGACTTGCGTGACGGCACTATCCTCTCCGCCCCCCGCAAAGGAGCACGTCCCCCAGCAGCTCCCTTACCAGGAGACATCCTACCCATCCCCGGCCCCTTTGATCCCAATCTCCCCCCTCCAGCTCCCTTGCCCGAAGCACCTCAAGTCATCCCCACGCGCTTGGTCGCCGCCGGACGATACTTGTCCGAATTGGGCGAAACCAGTAGCTCCGCTGCCAAACGGGTCCAGGATCAGCTCGCCACGCAGATCGTCTCCATGATGGAACGGCCCTGGTGA
- the recO gene encoding DNA repair protein RecO → MPAEAATGLVVRASDWSETSRIVTLFTREWGKIRALAKGGRRLRSNFEIAFDLLTVCRVMVIRKGHGGLDLLTEARVEQRFAILRKSLAALYVGYYLAELLAEGTQDYDPHPTLYDTAISALESLEAGRHPALVATEFELAWLREVGYSPRLDACAVCGGSVGGEDVVWSPAAGGVVCPQCRSRVLEGVRLSPGSWLWLQRLSQGEALPASLPPPCDVRQALGLAVTQVLGRRPKMLRYLDGQ, encoded by the coding sequence ATGCCAGCGGAAGCAGCCACGGGACTGGTAGTCCGAGCCAGTGACTGGAGTGAAACCAGCCGCATCGTCACTCTTTTCACACGCGAATGGGGCAAGATACGCGCCTTGGCCAAAGGCGGGCGGCGCTTGCGCTCCAATTTCGAGATCGCTTTCGACCTGCTTACTGTCTGCCGGGTGATGGTCATTCGCAAAGGTCACGGCGGACTCGACCTGCTCACGGAAGCACGGGTAGAACAGCGCTTTGCCATCCTACGGAAAAGCTTGGCTGCTTTATATGTCGGCTACTACTTGGCGGAACTGCTCGCAGAAGGAACCCAAGATTACGATCCGCACCCGACCCTCTACGACACCGCCATTTCCGCCTTGGAATCCCTCGAAGCCGGTAGACATCCTGCCCTAGTCGCCACGGAATTTGAACTTGCTTGGTTGCGGGAAGTTGGTTATAGCCCACGCCTGGATGCCTGTGCTGTCTGCGGGGGGTCCGTCGGGGGGGAGGATGTGGTATGGAGTCCGGCAGCGGGTGGAGTGGTCTGCCCTCAATGCCGCAGCCGGGTTTTGGAAGGAGTACGCCTCTCCCCCGGTAGCTGGTTGTGGTTGCAGCGGTTGTCGCAAGGGGAAGCTTTACCCGCCTCCCTCCCCCCGCCCTGTGATGTCCGCCAGGCTCTGGGTCTGGCCGTTACCCAGGTACTGGGCCGGCGACCGAAAATGCTGAGGTATCTGGATGGCCAGTAA
- a CDS encoding D-sedoheptulose-7-phosphate isomerase, with translation MLGVTLNPRQFLDRVAAELQRIDPAQVQRLSDLIYECYCRERFVFIIGNGGSGSNASHFCEDLGKGTLHRRFFDDSSKRRLKVLSLTDNTPYILAWGNDEGFERVFVEQLKNLASAGDLLIAISGSGNSPNILRAVEWANAHGLTTFGCTGFSGGRLKELAHHNLHVPLDDMGIVESIHLTAFHWVVDDLYRRISLDSPVASTPAA, from the coding sequence ATGTTAGGTGTCACGCTCAATCCACGACAATTTTTGGACCGAGTAGCGGCCGAACTGCAACGGATCGATCCAGCGCAGGTGCAACGGTTGTCCGACTTGATTTATGAGTGTTATTGCCGCGAGCGATTCGTGTTCATCATTGGTAACGGGGGCAGTGGGTCGAACGCTTCGCACTTCTGCGAGGATTTAGGCAAAGGGACGCTTCACCGCCGATTTTTCGACGACTCCAGCAAACGGCGCTTGAAGGTGCTGAGCCTGACGGATAACACTCCCTACATTCTCGCCTGGGGGAACGATGAGGGTTTCGAGCGAGTCTTTGTTGAGCAGTTGAAGAATTTGGCCAGCGCGGGTGATCTCCTCATTGCCATCAGCGGTTCGGGGAACAGCCCAAACATTTTGCGGGCGGTCGAGTGGGCCAACGCTCATGGATTGACCACCTTCGGCTGTACGGGGTTTTCGGGGGGACGGCTCAAGGAATTGGCTCATCATAACCTCCATGTTCCCCTAGATGACATGGGGATCGTCGAATCCATCCATCTGACCGCCTTCCATTGGGTGGTGGATGATTTGTACCGCCGAATCAGTCTGGACTCTCCGGTTGCTTCTACACCAGCAGCCTGA